In SAR202 cluster bacterium, one DNA window encodes the following:
- a CDS encoding fumarylacetoacetate hydrolase family protein: MSRRSFSISCASRRPSLKCPHVHWERCGMKIARFQKDRAVAHGVVQGSKIIEIRGSIYRRFRTTDYAHNLKDVQLLAPTEPVQIWQPGMNFAAHLAHAAAITGIHDLPKTPQPWVKGRNSLNHTGGDIVIPKDSGGDVHYEGEAVAVIGRECRRVTEKEAPDYILGYTCGNDVSERAWQKADNFMWRAKGSDTFCPVGPWIETEVDAGNLEMVVKLNGKEVQRACTKDMLFSFAKLVSYISQQATLYPGDLVFSGTTGATSRMKPGDTVEVAIDGIGVLQNPIVAEK; this comes from the coding sequence ATGTCAAGGCGCTCATTTTCTATCTCTTGCGCATCCCGTCGGCCCTCCCTAAAATGCCCCCATGTTCACTGGGAGAGGTGTGGCATGAAGATCGCTAGGTTCCAAAAAGACCGTGCTGTCGCTCATGGCGTCGTCCAGGGCAGCAAAATCATCGAGATTCGCGGCAGCATATATCGACGTTTTCGCACCACGGATTACGCTCACAATCTTAAGGATGTCCAGCTTCTGGCCCCCACTGAGCCTGTCCAGATCTGGCAGCCCGGCATGAACTTTGCCGCCCACCTGGCCCACGCCGCCGCCATCACCGGCATCCATGACCTCCCCAAGACTCCCCAGCCCTGGGTCAAGGGCCGGAACTCCCTCAACCATACCGGCGGCGACATCGTTATCCCCAAGGACTCCGGCGGCGACGTCCACTACGAAGGCGAAGCTGTGGCCGTCATCGGTCGCGAATGCCGCCGCGTCACCGAAAAAGAAGCCCCCGACTATATCCTCGGCTACACCTGCGGCAACGACGTCAGCGAACGCGCCTGGCAGAAGGCCGATAACTTTATGTGGCGCGCCAAAGGCAGCGACACCTTCTGCCCCGTCGGCCCCTGGATCGAAACCGAGGTCGACGCCGGCAACTTGGAAATGGTCGTCAAGCTCAACGGCAAAGAAGTGCAGCGAGCCTGCACCAAAGACATGCTCTTTAGCTTCGCCAAGCTGGTCAGCTACATCAGCCAGCAGGCCACCCTTTACCCCGGCGACCTAGTCTTCTCCGGCACCACCGGCGCCACCTCCCGCATGAAGCCCGGCGACACCGTGGAAGTAGCCATCGACGGCATCGGCGTCCTGCAAAACCCCATCGTGGCGGAAAAGTAA
- a CDS encoding peptidase S16 — protein sequence MSTHNPETQSQPQAEDLRLFPLSLVLFPGMPLPLRIFEERYKIMIGECLEFKAPFGVLLIKEGQEVGHGAVPYSVGTSARITQAQKLDDGRYTLQTVGERRFRLVETTQEYPFLMGKVQYLIDVPSDDYGDLASTARQLLGDYWRLLASAKGGWISNIDTPSDPVALSHALGQAVARPPKVGQYLLQMDSAKERLEKGIPLLQEKIALAKKEIERVRPFQGPRLN from the coding sequence ATGTCCACCCACAATCCAGAAACCCAATCCCAGCCTCAGGCGGAAGACCTCCGCCTCTTCCCCCTGAGCCTTGTCCTCTTCCCAGGCATGCCGCTGCCGCTGCGCATCTTTGAAGAACGATACAAAATCATGATTGGCGAGTGCCTGGAATTCAAAGCGCCCTTCGGCGTGCTGCTGATAAAAGAGGGCCAGGAAGTCGGCCACGGCGCCGTCCCCTACAGCGTCGGCACCTCCGCCCGCATCACCCAGGCCCAAAAGCTGGACGACGGCCGCTACACCCTCCAGACCGTCGGCGAGCGCCGCTTCCGCCTCGTCGAGACCACCCAGGAATACCCCTTCCTCATGGGCAAGGTCCAGTATCTTATCGACGTCCCCTCCGACGACTACGGCGACCTGGCCTCGACAGCCCGGCAGCTTCTCGGCGACTACTGGCGTCTCCTCGCCAGCGCCAAAGGCGGCTGGATCAGCAACATCGACACCCCCTCCGACCCCGTAGCCCTTTCCCATGCCCTGGGCCAGGCCGTCGCCCGGCCTCCCAAAGTCGGCCAGTATCTATTGCAAATGGACTCGGCAAAGGAGCGATTGGAAAAAGGCATACCACTGCTACAGGAAAAGATCGCCCTGGCGAAAAAAGAGATCGAACGCGTCCGCCCCTTCCAGGGCCCTCGCCTTAACTAA
- a CDS encoding cobalamin-binding protein, with amino-acid sequence MKGRSCRVTLSSNVILRNADAHCLILPSATEIVYTLGLGDSLYGVTHECDYPPQARSKAVVVRSAVETVGKDSSAITDAVRQQAAAGRPMYKIDLGVLKEAKPDLVLTQALCEVCAVPTQQVDEAMDSLPQKPQVVSLDPYSIDDMLNNILSVAEAAGVKGEGERVVGRLRVRRDAVASRAGMASHRPRVVCLEWLEPLLVAGHWGPEMVSLAGGEDCLGKAGESSYKVTWEQVAEAMPEVVVAMPCGMDVSRALAEVHLLTEKPGWGDLPAVKNNAFFVADGSAYFSRSGPRLIDGLELLAEALRPELFKGITPAGGAFRVYGRLFRLS; translated from the coding sequence TTGAAGGGCCGCTCCTGCCGTGTTACCTTGTCATCGAACGTGATTTTAAGGAATGCCGATGCGCATTGTCTCATTTTGCCTAGCGCGACAGAGATTGTATATACTTTAGGGCTGGGGGACAGCCTTTACGGCGTGACGCACGAGTGCGACTACCCGCCGCAGGCTCGGAGCAAGGCGGTGGTGGTGCGAAGCGCGGTGGAGACGGTGGGGAAGGATAGCAGCGCGATTACGGACGCGGTGCGGCAGCAGGCAGCGGCGGGGAGGCCGATGTATAAGATAGACCTGGGTGTGCTGAAGGAGGCGAAGCCGGACTTGGTGCTGACGCAGGCGTTGTGCGAGGTGTGCGCTGTGCCGACGCAGCAGGTGGACGAGGCGATGGACAGCCTACCGCAGAAGCCGCAGGTAGTGTCGCTGGACCCGTATTCAATAGATGACATGCTGAACAATATCCTATCGGTCGCGGAGGCGGCGGGGGTGAAGGGCGAGGGGGAGAGGGTGGTGGGGAGGCTGAGGGTGAGGCGGGACGCGGTGGCATCGAGGGCGGGGATGGCGTCGCATAGGCCGAGGGTAGTGTGCCTGGAGTGGCTGGAGCCGCTGCTGGTGGCAGGGCACTGGGGGCCGGAGATGGTGTCGCTGGCGGGTGGGGAGGACTGCCTCGGCAAGGCGGGCGAATCGTCATATAAGGTGACGTGGGAGCAAGTGGCGGAGGCGATGCCGGAGGTGGTGGTGGCGATGCCGTGCGGAATGGACGTTTCGAGGGCGCTGGCGGAGGTACATCTGCTGACGGAGAAGCCGGGCTGGGGCGACTTGCCTGCGGTGAAGAACAACGCTTTCTTCGTGGCCGACGGGAGCGCTTATTTCAGCCGGTCGGGGCCTCGGTTAATCGACGGGCTGGAACTGCTGGCGGAGGCGCTGCGTCCGGAGCTGTTTAAGGGCATTACGCCGGCGGGCGGGGCGTTTCGGGTTTACGGGAGGCTGTTCAGGCTTAGTTAA
- a CDS encoding amidohydrolase family protein, giving the protein MAYDLLIKNGRIVDGTGRPSFQGNVAVREGKIVEVGKASGPAKRTIDAQGLVVSPGFIDNHCHYDAQVTWDPLCTFSCYHGATTVVFGNCSLTLAPAKEGDHYALAQMLSRVEAIPMEVLQAGVQWSWRTVPEYLNAIERRLGVNAGVLMGHSAIRRYVMGEASQERDATRDEIEQMRGIVREGLEAGALGLSVSRNQGHFDTTGRLLPAILAPVEEMMALASAMKDVGTGIVQCGGGTTPEMKEGLCSRLSQASGRPVVYNNITHRWSRPNQWREHLDYVNKTVKEGNRAYPLLSPRRNVNRFTMINAQVFDRLPAWKPIMESSPERKKAAFRDKEMRKKLRWEAVEGAEVSYSAFSRRWDYFFVAQPALPKNRSLKGKSIDQIAREQGNDVLDVFLDLVLEEDLKTGFELVQGGGDEQAMAEMLRNPNVVIGLSDGGAHVVFEAGYGYSTYFLGHWVREKQVMSLEEGVRKLTSVPSELFGMEDRGTLKPGLNADITIFDPETIAPLEPEEVGDFPAGGRRLRQLSQGVYCTIVNGEVLIKEGKHTGSLPGKVARNGKWRSKVETGR; this is encoded by the coding sequence ATGGCCTACGATTTGCTAATCAAGAACGGGCGGATTGTGGACGGGACGGGGAGGCCGTCGTTTCAGGGGAACGTGGCGGTGAGGGAGGGGAAGATTGTGGAGGTGGGGAAGGCCAGCGGCCCGGCCAAACGCACCATCGATGCTCAGGGGCTGGTAGTGTCGCCGGGGTTTATCGACAACCACTGCCATTACGACGCGCAAGTGACCTGGGACCCGCTTTGTACCTTCTCGTGCTACCACGGGGCGACGACGGTGGTCTTCGGCAACTGCTCATTGACGCTGGCCCCAGCCAAAGAGGGCGACCACTACGCCCTGGCGCAGATGCTGTCGAGGGTGGAGGCCATACCGATGGAGGTCTTGCAGGCGGGGGTGCAATGGTCGTGGCGGACGGTGCCGGAGTATTTGAACGCCATCGAGCGGCGGCTGGGCGTCAACGCGGGGGTGCTGATGGGGCATTCGGCGATTCGAAGGTATGTGATGGGCGAGGCGTCGCAGGAACGGGACGCCACCAGGGATGAGATTGAGCAGATGCGAGGCATTGTGCGGGAGGGGCTGGAGGCTGGGGCGCTGGGGCTGTCGGTGTCGCGAAACCAAGGGCACTTCGATACCACGGGACGATTGCTGCCCGCCATACTGGCGCCGGTGGAGGAGATGATGGCGCTGGCGTCGGCGATGAAGGATGTGGGAACGGGGATAGTGCAGTGCGGGGGCGGGACGACGCCGGAGATGAAGGAGGGGCTGTGCAGCCGGCTGTCGCAGGCCAGCGGGAGGCCGGTGGTCTATAACAACATCACGCACCGGTGGAGCAGGCCGAACCAGTGGCGGGAACACCTGGACTATGTGAACAAAACGGTCAAAGAAGGGAACCGGGCATACCCGCTGCTGAGCCCTCGCCGGAACGTCAACCGGTTCACTATGATCAACGCGCAGGTCTTCGACCGGCTGCCGGCGTGGAAGCCGATCATGGAATCTTCGCCGGAGCGTAAGAAGGCGGCGTTCCGGGACAAGGAGATGCGGAAGAAGCTGCGATGGGAGGCGGTGGAAGGGGCGGAGGTGTCCTACAGCGCCTTCTCGCGTCGTTGGGACTACTTTTTTGTGGCGCAGCCAGCACTTCCGAAGAATCGATCGCTGAAAGGCAAGAGCATCGACCAGATAGCCAGGGAGCAGGGGAATGACGTGCTGGACGTCTTCCTGGACCTGGTGCTGGAGGAGGACCTGAAGACGGGGTTTGAGCTGGTGCAGGGCGGCGGCGACGAACAGGCCATGGCCGAGATGCTGCGGAACCCCAATGTAGTCATAGGGCTGTCGGATGGCGGGGCGCACGTTGTGTTCGAGGCGGGGTATGGGTACAGCACCTACTTTTTGGGGCACTGGGTGCGGGAGAAGCAGGTGATGAGCCTGGAGGAAGGGGTGCGAAAGCTGACATCCGTACCGTCGGAGCTATTCGGGATGGAGGACCGGGGGACGCTTAAGCCGGGCCTGAACGCGGACATAACGATTTTCGATCCAGAGACTATCGCGCCGCTGGAGCCGGAGGAGGTGGGGGACTTTCCAGCGGGCGGTCGCCGGCTGCGGCAGTTATCGCAGGGGGTGTACTGCACGATTGTGAACGGGGAGGTGCTGATTAAGGAGGGGAAGCATACGGGGTCGCTGCCGGGGAAGGTGGCGAGGAATGGGAAGTGGAGGAGTAAAGTGGAAACTGGACGTTAG
- a CDS encoding type III pantothenate kinase — translation MLLAIDIGNTNVTMGVFDGQNLVCRGRLSTDTRRVPDEYGLSITNILALKGVRTPDIDGAAICSVVPPLTATIEEVCREYFKVQPFTISAGVKTGIRVLADNPKEVGTDRVVDSVAAFRLYGGPAIVVDFGTATVFDAISKTGDYLGGAIAPGVEVAAEALHQATAQLKRVDLVAPKNVIGKNTVDSLKSGLFLGYVSLVEGMVHRFKRELGQEARVVATGGMARVIAKETKVFDATNPDLTLIGLRMVYDLNQDLADGRRHD, via the coding sequence ATGCTCCTCGCCATCGACATAGGCAACACCAACGTCACCATGGGCGTCTTCGACGGCCAGAACCTCGTCTGCCGCGGCCGCCTCTCCACCGACACCCGCCGCGTCCCCGACGAATACGGCCTCTCTATCACCAACATCCTTGCACTCAAAGGCGTCCGCACCCCCGATATCGACGGCGCCGCCATCTGCAGCGTCGTCCCTCCCCTCACCGCCACCATCGAGGAGGTCTGCCGCGAGTATTTCAAAGTCCAGCCCTTCACCATCAGCGCCGGCGTCAAGACCGGCATCCGCGTCCTGGCCGACAACCCCAAGGAGGTCGGCACCGACCGCGTCGTCGACTCCGTGGCCGCCTTCCGCCTCTACGGCGGTCCCGCCATAGTCGTGGACTTTGGCACCGCCACCGTTTTCGACGCCATTTCCAAGACCGGCGACTACCTGGGCGGCGCCATCGCCCCGGGCGTCGAGGTCGCCGCCGAGGCCCTTCATCAGGCCACCGCCCAGCTTAAACGCGTTGACCTGGTCGCCCCCAAAAACGTCATCGGCAAGAACACCGTGGACAGCCTCAAGTCCGGCCTCTTCCTCGGCTACGTCAGCCTAGTCGAAGGCATGGTGCATCGATTTAAGCGCGAGCTAGGTCAGGAGGCGCGAGTCGTCGCCACCGGCGGCATGGCCCGCGTCATCGCCAAGGAGACCAAAGTCTTCGACGCCACCAACCCCGACCTCACCCTCATCGGCCTCCGCATGGTCTACGACCTCAACCAGGACCTCGCCGACGGCCGCCGCCATGATTAA